A single genomic interval of Daucus carota subsp. sativus chromosome 1, DH1 v3.0, whole genome shotgun sequence harbors:
- the LOC108205106 gene encoding autophagy-related protein 18h → MRRNQNNYINNSNKTNTTATNGFLPKLISSCIKTVSSAVRASVAADDHFHKDQVLWAGFDRLELGASVVKSLLLLGYSNGFQVLDVEDASNVTELVSRRDDAVTFLQMQPIPAKCDDREGFMDSLPLLLVVASEETSCSGPMQNGRDSSVRDKYEPRVGTVIHTPTAVRFYSLRSHSYVHVLRFRSAVYMVRCSSKIVAVGLAAQIYCFDALTLESKFSVLTYHVPRLGGQALSGVNIGYGPMAVGPRWLAYASNNPLLPNTGRLSPQSLSPSPGVSPSTSPSNGNLMARYAMESSKQLATGIINLGDMGIKTFSKYCHELLPDGSSSPVSSIASGKVGRTTAHLSDVDTAGTVVIKDFVSRAVVSQFRAHTCPIAALCFDPSGTLLVTASVKGNNINIFRIVPTYLQNGSGSHSYDWSSSHVHLYKLHRGITSAVIQDICFSPSSHWIAIVSSNHTGHIFVLSPFGGETGLQMQNSNLNGPTLLPLRSVPWWSTSSYMLKQSYSPPPPPLITLSVVSRIKNSTWLSTVRNAASSAAGKLPPPPGVVSAIFHSSVGNLQPTNLTVNALEHLMVYTPSGNVVQYELLHSVGGDQGESFLRNGTSSLEQVQDEELKVKASPVQWWDVCRRADWPEREEFIQGNVLGRQDSAETVICPYEYEDDGTKEKDTVKHHDQYHWYLSKAEVQIRSGRTPVWQKSKVYSYAMSSVSVEGGRPNLYSSGGEIEIEKLHAREIEIRRKDLLPVSDHFHQLHHKWANNRGINVRYSPSSSLSDEGNKYSDDEQALIPSSVDNLITGIRSSATDLSKQEYHATMNSYPPFRPIDNENKGVKGSNFLPTQNSIGRAATSLSPEPSPSMISAFEECYVNNYSSISSKPSPSGGNISEEVLSSSSVVTGDVSNTSSKCTDSTMNLPEELGHEDIHYFQEGYFESTSLDKFNQFNKHTTEVDRSTSHCNKADFEEDADSDDILGGVFAFSKEG, encoded by the exons ATGAGGAGAAACCAAAACAACTATATTAACAACTCTAACAAAACTAATACGACTGCTACTAATGGCTTCTTACCTAAACTTATCTCCTCTTGTATCAAAACGGTGTCGTCCGCTGTTCGCGCTTCTGTTGCCGCCGATGATCATTTTCACAAGGACCAG GTTTTATGGGCTGGCTTTGATCGATTAGAACTTGGTGCTTCTGTAGTGAAATCTCTCCTGCTTCTAGGGTACTCGAATGGATTTCAAGTACTTGATGTTGAAGATGCTTCAAATGTCACTGAACTGGTCTCACGCCGAGATGATGCAGTCACTTTCTTGCAAATGCAGCCAATCCCTGCAAAGTGTGATGATCGTGAGGGATTTATGGATTCGCTTCCTTTGCTCTTGGTTGTGGCAAGTGAAGAGACAAGTTGTTCAGGTCCAATGCAGAATGGTAGGGATAGTTCAGTAAGGGATAAATATGAGCCTCGTGTTGGAACTGTTATTCATACTCCTACAGCTGTCCGTTTCTACTCATTAAGATCTCACAGTTATGTTCATGTTTTGAGATTCCGATCAGCTGTGTATATGGTCAGATGTAGCTCAAAAATAGTGGCTGTTGGTCTTGCTGCACAA ATTTATTGTTTTGATGCTCTCACTCTCGAGAGTAAGTTCAGTGTGCTTACTTATCATGTCCCTCGTTTGGGAGGCCAAGCTCTCAGTGGTGTCAATATTGGCTATGGTCCCATGGCTGTTGGCCCTAGGTGGTTAGCATATGCTTCTAATAACCCCTTGTTACCAAACACGGGACGTTTAAGTCCACAGAGTTTGAGTCCATCTCCAGGTGTTAGCCCTTCTACCTCACCAAGCAACGGGAATCTGATGGCTCGATATGCGATGGAATCTAGTAAGCAATTAGCCACAGGAATAATTAATCTTGGAGACATGGGAATCAAAACATTCTCAAAATACTGTCATGAGCTTCTTCCTGATGGTTCTAGCTCTCCGGTGTCCTCCATTGCAAGCGGCAAAGTGGGCCGGACTACAGCTCACTTAAGTGACGTAGATACTGCTGGAACT GTCGTCATTAAAGATTTTGTGTCCAGGGCTGTTGTATCACAGTTCAGGGCACATACCTGTCCCATAGCTGCCCTTTGCTTTGACCCGAGTGGGACTCTTTTGGTTACTGCATCCGTCAAGGGTAACAACATTAATATTTTTCGAATCGTGCCTACCTACTTACAAAATGGATCAGGAAGTCATAGCTACGATTGGAGTTCTTCTCATGTGCACCTTTACAAGCTCCATCGTGGCATCACTTCGGCA GTTATTCAAGACATTTGTTTTAGTCCATCTAGTCATTGGATAGCGATTGTTTCATCCAATCACACTGGTCATATTTTTGTTCTATCTCCTTTTGGTGGTGAGACTGGTCTTCAAATGCAAAATTCTAATCTTAATGGACCTACTTTACTTCCTCTTCGATCTGTGCCGTGGTGGTCTACTTCTTCGTACATGCTGAAGCAGTCCTACTCTCCACCTCCACCCCCTCTTATTACCTTATCTGTAGTAAGCAGGATTAAGAATTCAACTTGGCTTAGTACTGTGAGAAATGCCGCATCTTCAGCTGCAGGGAAACTCCCACCTCCACCTGGTGTTGTTTCTGCCATCTTCCATAGTTCTGTTGGCAATTTACAGCCCACTAACTTAACTGTAAATGCATTGGAGCACTTGATGGTTTATACTCCTTCTGGCAATGTGGTTCAATATGAACTGCTGCATTCTGTTGGAGGCGATCAAGGTGAATCTTTTCTGAGAAATGGGACAAGTTCGCTGGAGCAGGTACAAGACGAGGAGTTAAAGGTGAAAGCTTCCCCTGTTCAATGGTGGGATGTCTGCCGAAGAGCTGATTGGCCTGAAAGAGAGGAGTTCATCCAGGGAAATGTTCTTGGTAGGCAAGATTCTGCAGAGACAGTTATTTGCCCTTATGAGTATGAAGATGATGGTACTAAGGAAAAGGATACGGTGAAACACCATGATCAATACCATTGGTATCTTTCAAAAGCAGAAGTGCAGATAAGATCCGGCAGGACACCAGTTTGGCAAAAGTCTAAG GTTTATTCGTATGCAATGAGTTCTGTCTCAGTAGAAGGCGGGAGACCAAATCTATATTCTAGTGGTGGAGAAATTGAAATTGAGAAGTTGCATGCCCGGGAAATTGAAATAAGGAGGAAGGATCTGCTTCCCGTCTCTGACCATTTTCACCAACTCCATCATAAATGGGCTAATAACAG GGGCATTAATGTAAGATATTCGCCTTCCTCTTCTTTGAGTGATGAGGGTAATAAGTACTCCGATGATGAACAAGCGCTGATACCTAGTTCAGTTGATAACTTAATAACTG GGATACGAAGTTCAGCAACGGATCTGTCAAAACAAGAGTACCATGCTACAATGAATTCTTATCCTCCCTTTAGACCAATTGATAATGAGAATAAAGGGGTTAAAGGGTCTAATTTTCTGCCAACACAGAACTCAATTGGCAGAGCTGCTACTTCACTTTCTCCTGAGCCATCTCCAAGTATGATATCTGCATTTGAGGAGTGTTATGTCAATAACTATTCTAGCATTTCCAGCAAGCCTTCACCGTCTGGAGGAAATATTTCTGAAGAGGTTCTTTCTTCAAGCAGTGTTGTGACGGGTGATGTTTCAAATACAAGTTCCAAATGTACTGATTCAACTATGAACCTTCCTGAAGAACTAGGGCATGAAGATATACACTATTTTCAAGAGGGATACTTTGAATCAACAAGCCTTgataaatttaatcaatttaataaacataCAACTGAGGTTGACAGAAGTACTAGTCATTGCAACAAGGCGGATTTTGAGGAAGATGCAGATAGTGATGACATTCTTGGGGGTGTATTTGCTTTCTCCAAGGAAG GTTGA